The Planococcus liqunii genome includes a region encoding these proteins:
- a CDS encoding putative immunity protein produces MASQKFTDTEIKKSIDELLEKTDHRTAACWAADCAERVLSYYEQYHPQDGRLRKAVQAAQRWGKGELPTRDAREAAFPAHAAAREATDEIAIAAAQAAGQAGATPHSIGHAVHASTYAVKAVAIATDFDEAAIAEERNWQYACLKEWIRS; encoded by the coding sequence ATGGCATCGCAAAAATTTACAGACACAGAGATAAAAAAATCAATCGATGAGTTATTGGAAAAAACAGATCATCGGACAGCGGCATGTTGGGCAGCTGACTGTGCTGAGCGTGTTCTTTCTTATTATGAGCAGTATCACCCTCAAGACGGGCGGCTGCGAAAGGCGGTTCAAGCAGCTCAGCGATGGGGAAAAGGAGAGCTCCCGACTCGAGACGCCCGCGAAGCGGCTTTCCCCGCTCATGCAGCAGCACGTGAAGCGACGGATGAAATTGCAATTGCAGCAGCCCAAGCAGCAGGGCAGGCAGGCGCTACACCTCATAGCATCGGCCATGCAGTCCATGCTTCCACTTATGCCGTCAAAGCGGTGGCCATTGCCACCGATTTCGATGAAGCGGCGATTGCAGAAGAACGGAATTGGCAGTATGCCTGCTTAAAAGAATGGATCCGCTCATAA
- a CDS encoding DNA-binding protein, translating into MAQQEVEHSLPQGIGRPATNALLLAGFTHLEQFTTVSEKDLLKLHGVGPKAIRILREALHEKRLSFSEDAQ; encoded by the coding sequence ATGGCACAGCAGGAAGTTGAACACAGTTTGCCGCAGGGCATAGGACGCCCTGCAACCAATGCTTTATTGCTCGCCGGCTTCACGCATCTGGAGCAATTCACCACTGTTTCAGAAAAAGATCTTTTGAAGTTGCACGGCGTTGGGCCAAAAGCGATCAGAATTCTGCGCGAGGCTCTTCACGAAAAAAGGCTGTCTTTTTCAGAAGACGCGCAATGA
- a CDS encoding DMT family transporter has protein sequence MNTKAFSLALFSVLIWGSSFAAIRVSLQGGYDAGQMVLVRFVIASLLFLAYALWPGTKFRLPRKQDIWSILVLGWIGISIYHICVTFGMETISAGTAGMLVGSGPIFTALIAAVVLKERLTGIGWIGLGVGFIGIVLIAFGAAGASLTLNKGALLVLIAAFATSIFFVYQKNLLGRYSAIELTAYFTWAGTLPFFIFSPGIFTALQNATLEAHLSTLYVGIFPAAIAYVTWSTALSLSSASSVSSMIYLEPAVAILVAWMWLHELPTGLSLIGGVIAISGVLIVNVLSRRSRRMHSSRTAESS, from the coding sequence TTGAATACAAAAGCATTTTCACTGGCATTATTTTCAGTTCTTATATGGGGATCATCTTTTGCAGCCATCCGCGTTAGCTTGCAAGGCGGCTACGATGCGGGACAAATGGTCTTGGTGCGGTTTGTCATTGCTTCGCTGCTATTCCTCGCTTATGCATTGTGGCCCGGCACGAAATTCCGGCTTCCACGCAAGCAAGATATTTGGAGCATATTGGTTCTTGGCTGGATTGGCATCAGCATTTACCATATCTGCGTCACTTTCGGGATGGAGACCATTTCTGCCGGCACCGCAGGCATGCTGGTTGGCTCCGGGCCGATTTTCACTGCATTGATTGCAGCCGTTGTGCTGAAAGAGCGCTTGACGGGAATCGGCTGGATCGGCCTTGGCGTCGGCTTTATCGGCATTGTCCTGATTGCGTTTGGGGCTGCAGGCGCATCGCTGACGCTCAATAAAGGCGCCTTGCTGGTCCTGATTGCGGCTTTTGCGACATCCATCTTTTTTGTGTACCAGAAAAATTTGCTGGGGCGCTACTCGGCAATCGAACTGACGGCTTATTTCACTTGGGCCGGCACATTGCCGTTTTTCATCTTTTCGCCGGGCATTTTCACAGCACTGCAAAATGCGACGCTGGAAGCCCATTTATCCACGCTGTATGTCGGCATTTTCCCGGCTGCCATCGCTTATGTCACGTGGTCCACTGCCTTGTCTTTGAGCAGTGCCAGCTCCGTATCGAGCATGATTTATTTGGAACCGGCCGTTGCGATCCTGGTTGCCTGGATGTGGCTGCATGAACTGCCGACCGGACTTTCGCTTATCGGCGGAGTGATTGCCATCTCCGGGGTATTGATCGTCAATGTGCTCAGCAGAAGAAGCCGGCGCATGCATTCAAGCCGGACTGCCGAATCTTCGTAA